The following coding sequences are from one Eucalyptus grandis isolate ANBG69807.140 chromosome 11, ASM1654582v1, whole genome shotgun sequence window:
- the LOC104425040 gene encoding phosphatidylglycerophosphate phosphatase 1, chloroplastic translates to MPTPSFSVAFSSSCYSPSLPKRSPFHPRPGRRRPGSLAVAAKARTGFVETCFLLLATTSSRSEEREQHLGKGQNHTFLQNPYSSAERDEPRGEGPETQDREREQDPPLGRGSDDRRAKKRRRGIFTSMWWADVKAAIGQRINLEAIVCSASVIARDRHLLLPHVLVPDIRYIDWAELQRRGFKGVVFDKDNTLTAPYSLKLWGPNASSIEQCKSVFGHNIAVFSNSAGLLEYDHNGSKAKALEWAIGIKVIRHRVKKPAGTAEEIENHFGCDSSRLIMVGDRPFTDIVYGNRNGFLTILTQPLSLAEEPYIVRQVRKLENALVNRWRSGGLKPTSHRLLPDGSHCVKEPTSL, encoded by the exons ATGCCAACGCCCTCCTTCAGTGTCGCCTTCTCCTCGAGTTGCtactccccctccctccccaaGCGCTCGCCCTTCCATCCTCGCCCCGGGCGGAGGCGACCCGGtagcctcgccgtcgccgccaagGCGCGGACGGGCTTCGTCGAGACgtgcttcctcctcctcgccacCACGAGCAGCCGCAGCGAGGAGCGGGAGCAGCATCTGGGTAAGGGCCAAAACCACACCTTTCTGCAGAATCCCTACTCCTCCGCCGAGAGGGACGAGCCGCGCGGCGAAGGGCCGGAGACCCAGGATCGGGAACGGGAGCAAGATCCGCCCTTGGGACGAGGGTCGGACGACAGAAGGGCCAAGAAACGGCGCAGGGGAATTTTCACGAGCATGTGGTGGGCGGACGTGAAGGCCGCGATCGGGCAGAGGATTAACTTGGAGGCGATCGTCTGCTCGGCTTCCGTGATCGCGAGGGACCGCCATCTGTTGCTGCCGCACGTCCTTGTCCCTGATATACGCTACATTGATTGGGCGGAGCTGCAAAGGAGGGGTTTCAAGGGCGTTGTGTTTGACAAGGACAATACCCTCACTGCGCCTTATTCGTTGAAGCTCTGGGGCCCTAATGCTTCTTCGATAGAGCAATGCAAATCCGTCTTCGGTCACAATATCGCCGTTTTTAGCAATTCTGCTG GGTTACTGGAATATGACCATAATGGTTCGAAAGCGAAAGCACTCGAGTGGGCAATCGGGATAAAAGTTATAAGGCATA GAGTGAAGAAACCAGCTGGAACagctgaagaaattgaaaaccaCTTTGGCTGTGATTCCTCACGCCTTATAATG GTGGGAGATCGTCCCTTCACAGATATTGTCTATGGAAATCGAAATGGATTTCTTACTATATTAACCCAGCCCCTTAGTCTTGCTGAAGAGCCATATATTGTGAGACAG GTAAGGAAATTGGAGAATGCCCTTGTCAACCGTTGGCGCAGTGGAGGATTGAAGCCGACAAGTCACAGACTGCTTCCAGATGGCTCTCATTGTGTGAAAGAACCTACATCCttgtaa